The Oryza glaberrima chromosome 9, OglaRS2, whole genome shotgun sequence genome includes a window with the following:
- the LOC127784859 gene encoding multiple organellar RNA editing factor 8, chloroplastic/mitochondrial-like has product MVSASRFVLLSRLPAAAASSRFLRPLAAAGSLLPAALAPFAPPAAGARCFATQPATSSLRDSSPNWSNRPPKETILLDGCDFEHWLVVMDPPPGDPSNPEPTRDEIIDGYIKTLAQIVGSEDEARHKIYSVSTRHYFAFGALVSEELSYKLKELPKVRWVLPDSYLDVRNKDYGGEPFINGEAVPYDPKYHEEWVRNNARANERTRRNDRPRNFDRSRNFERRRENMHNFQNRDVPPGQGFNSPPPPGQGPVLPRDAPPMPPPPSPPNPGAPPSYQPHAPNPQAGYTNYQGGVPGYQGRAPGYQGGNQEYRGPPPPPPSAYQGNNPGYQGGGPGYHGGNPPPYQAGNPPPYQAGNPVFAGGAPGYQGQGGNPSYQQGSDNYNAGAPAYKRDEPGRNYQ; this is encoded by the exons ATGGTGTCGGCATCGCGCTTCGTCCTCCTCTCGaggctccccgccgccgccgcctcctcccgcttcctccgcccgctcgccgccgcggggagcCTCCTGCCGGCGGCGCTTGCCCCCTTCGCCCCGCCCGCGGCGGGGGCCAGGTGCTTCGCCACGCAGCCGGCGACCTCGTCGCTGCGGGACTCGTCGCCGAACTGGAGCAACCGGCCCCCCAAGGAGACGATCCTCCTAGACGGGTGCGACTTCGAGCACTGGCTGGTCGTCATGGACCCGCCCCCCGGCGATCCCTCCAACCCCGAGCCCACCCGCGATGAGATTATCGACGGCTACATCAAAACCCTCGCCCAGATCGTTGGAAG TGAGGACGAAGCACGGCATAAGATATACTCAGTGTCAACTCGGCATTACTTTGCTTTTGGTGCTCTTGTATCTGAGGAACTCTCCTACAAACTCAAAG AGTTGCCCAAGGTCCGCTGGGTTCTTCCAGACTCATATCTGGATGTCAGAAATAAGGACTATGGAG GAGAGCCTTTTATAAATGGAGAAGCTGTTCCTTATGACCCTAAGTACCATGAGGAGTGGGTGAGAAACAATGCACGTGCCAATGAAAGGACCCGACGCAATGATAGGCCTAGAAACTTTGACAGGTCAAGGAATTtcgagaggagaagggagaacATGCACAACTTCCAGAACAGAGATGTGCCTCCTGGGCAGGGATTCAACAGCCCTCCCCCACCAGGGCAGGGCCCAGTCCTGCCTCGTGATGCTCCTCCGAtgcctccacctccatctccaccaAATCCAGGTGCTCCTCCAAGCTACCAGCCCCATGCACCAAATCCGCAAGCAGGCTATACAAACTATCAGGGTGGTGTGCCTGGTTACCAAGGTAGAGCCCCTGGCTATCAAGGTGGCAACCAGGAATACCGAggtccacccccacccccaccctctGCTTACCAGGGCAACAACCCTGGATACCAGGGAGGAGGGCCAGGTTACCATGGTGGCAACCCACCTCCTTATCAAGCCGGCAACCCACCTCCTTATCAAGCTGGCAACCCTGTCTTTGCTGGTGGTGCACCAGGCTACCAAGGCCAAGGAGGCAACCCTAGTTACCAGCAAGGCAGCGATAACTACAATGCCGGTGCGCCGGCCTATAAGAGGGATGAGCCAGGGAGGAATTACCAGTAG